From a single Thermus hydrothermalis genomic region:
- a CDS encoding AMP-binding enzyme — KDIEAFCRQHLAAYKVPRIIVFRESLPKSSVGKILRRELREEFAKRQG, encoded by the coding sequence AAGGACATTGAGGCCTTCTGCCGCCAACACCTGGCCGCTTACAAGGTGCCCCGTATCATTGTCTTCCGGGAAAGCCTCCCCAAGTCCAGCGTGGGGAAGATCCTGAGGCGGGAGCTCAGGGAGGAGTTCGCCAAAAGGCAAGGCTAA
- a CDS encoding RrF2 family transcriptional regulator has protein sequence MWVSTKAQYGLRALVEIGLRAPEAVPLKEVAEAQGISQHYLEQIAAQLRRAGFIRSVRGAKGGYRLARPPERVTALEVVEALEGSLAPVSCIEDPESCAKVGQCSTELLWKRVDLAMRQVLGGTTLKDLIEERKLIEARRLIQLEPTG, from the coding sequence ATGTGGGTGTCCACGAAGGCCCAGTATGGCCTGAGGGCCCTGGTGGAGATCGGCCTCCGCGCCCCCGAGGCGGTGCCCCTCAAGGAGGTGGCCGAGGCCCAGGGCATCAGCCAGCACTACCTGGAGCAGATCGCCGCCCAGCTCCGCCGTGCGGGCTTCATCCGCTCCGTGCGGGGGGCCAAGGGGGGGTACCGCCTGGCCCGCCCCCCGGAGCGGGTCACCGCCTTGGAGGTGGTGGAGGCCCTGGAGGGAAGCCTGGCCCCCGTTTCCTGCATTGAGGACCCAGAGAGTTGCGCCAAGGTGGGGCAGTGCTCCACGGAGCTCCTTTGGAAGCGGGTGGACCTGGCCATGCGCCAGGTCCTGGGGGGGACCACCCTGAAGGACCTCATTGAGGAGCGGAAGCTCATAGAGGCGAGGCGCCTGATCCAACTGGAGCCCACCGGGTAG
- a CDS encoding cysteine desulfurase family protein, with translation MRGIYLDHAATTPLDPEVREAMREVEEAFGNPSSIHRYGQEARRVLEGAREKVASLLGVRPREVVFTSGGSEADALALLGVALAKGRGHVVSTEVEHSAVLGALRLLERLGFAVTRLKPDRFGLVYPEQVAEALRPETILVSVMAANNEVGTLYPIREIAQVAHAQGVLFHTDAVQAVGHIPFRADEVGADLVSLSAHKFYGPKGVGALLVRQGVDLVPLVPGSQEGGRRGGTPSPVLAWGMAVALEKAFRLLPEEAPRLAALRDRLEAGLLAVPGVERNGHPTARLPHLTNVTVKGADGEALLLAMDLLGVAVSSGSACSAGSLEPSHVLLALGRSPKEAKASLRFSLGRTTTLEEVDKAVAAFREAVARARG, from the coding sequence GTGCGCGGGATCTACCTGGACCACGCCGCCACCACCCCCCTGGACCCCGAGGTGCGGGAGGCCATGCGGGAGGTGGAGGAGGCCTTTGGCAACCCCTCCAGCATCCACCGCTACGGCCAGGAGGCCCGGCGGGTCTTGGAGGGGGCACGGGAGAAGGTGGCCTCCCTCCTGGGGGTGAGGCCCCGGGAGGTGGTCTTCACCAGCGGAGGCTCGGAAGCGGACGCCCTGGCCCTTTTGGGGGTGGCCTTGGCCAAGGGGCGGGGGCACGTGGTGAGCACCGAGGTGGAGCACTCGGCGGTCCTCGGGGCCCTAAGGCTTCTGGAGCGCCTGGGCTTCGCCGTAACCCGCCTAAAGCCCGACCGCTTTGGCCTCGTCTACCCCGAGCAGGTGGCGGAGGCTCTTAGGCCCGAGACCATCCTGGTGAGCGTCATGGCCGCCAACAACGAGGTGGGGACCCTTTACCCCATCCGGGAGATCGCCCAGGTGGCCCACGCCCAGGGGGTTCTCTTCCACACGGACGCCGTGCAGGCGGTGGGCCACATCCCCTTCCGGGCCGACGAGGTGGGGGCGGATCTGGTTTCCCTAAGCGCCCACAAGTTTTACGGGCCCAAGGGGGTGGGGGCGCTTCTGGTGCGCCAGGGGGTGGACCTCGTCCCCTTGGTGCCGGGAAGCCAGGAGGGGGGGAGGCGGGGGGGGACGCCGAGCCCGGTCCTGGCCTGGGGCATGGCGGTGGCCTTGGAGAAGGCTTTTAGGCTCCTGCCCGAGGAAGCCCCGCGCCTCGCCGCCCTAAGGGACCGCCTCGAGGCCGGCCTCCTCGCCGTGCCCGGGGTGGAGCGGAATGGCCACCCCACGGCCCGCCTGCCCCACCTGACGAACGTCACCGTGAAGGGGGCGGACGGGGAGGCCTTGCTCCTCGCCATGGACCTCCTCGGGGTAGCGGTTTCCTCGGGCTCCGCCTGCTCGGCGGGAAGCCTCGAGCCCTCCCACGTCCTCCTGGCCCTGGGCCGCTCCCCCAAGGAGGCCAAGGCCTCCCTGCGCTTTTCCCTGGGCCGCACCACCACCCTCGAGGAGGTGGATAAGGCGGTGGCCGCCTTTAGGGAGGCGGTGGCGCGGGCCCGGGGTTAG